In Pseudomonas sp. MYb327, one DNA window encodes the following:
- a CDS encoding dihydroorotase yields MKLSILGARVIDPASGLDQVTDIHIEACKIVAIGAAPADFVAIDTIDAQGLVAAPGLVDLNVALREPGYSRKGSIASETRAAAAGGVTSLCCPPKTKPVLDTSAVAELILDRAREAGNAKVFPIGALSKSLDGEQLAELVALRDAGCVAFGNGLESFRNTRTLCRALEYAATFDLTVIFNSQDHDLAEGGLAHEGPTASFLGLPGIPETAETVALARDLLLVEQSGVRAHFSQLTSARGVALIAQAQARGLKVTADVALYQLILTDEALIDFSSLYHVQPPLRTRADREGLRAAVKSGVVSAISSHHQPHERDAKLAPFGATEPGISSVELLLPLAMTLVEDGLLDLPTLLARLGAGPAEALRLPAGKLAVGGAADIVLFDPTASTVAGESWLSKGENCPFMGHSLPGVVRYTLVDGRISHQA; encoded by the coding sequence GTGAAGCTCAGCATTCTCGGCGCCCGCGTCATCGATCCAGCCAGCGGCCTGGATCAAGTCACCGATATCCACATTGAAGCCTGCAAGATCGTCGCCATTGGCGCCGCGCCGGCCGATTTTGTCGCCATCGACACCATCGACGCCCAAGGCCTGGTAGCCGCACCCGGCCTGGTTGACCTCAACGTTGCCCTGCGCGAGCCGGGTTACAGCCGTAAAGGCTCGATCGCCAGCGAAACCCGCGCCGCCGCCGCTGGTGGCGTGACCAGCCTGTGCTGCCCACCGAAGACCAAACCGGTGCTGGACACCTCGGCCGTGGCTGAACTGATCCTCGACCGCGCCCGCGAGGCCGGCAACGCCAAAGTTTTCCCGATCGGCGCCCTGAGCAAAAGCCTGGACGGCGAACAGCTAGCCGAACTGGTCGCGTTGCGCGACGCCGGCTGCGTCGCTTTCGGTAACGGCCTGGAGAGTTTCCGCAACACCCGCACCCTGTGCCGGGCGCTGGAATACGCGGCGACCTTCGACCTGACGGTGATTTTCAACTCTCAGGATCATGACCTGGCGGAAGGCGGTCTGGCCCATGAAGGTCCGACCGCCAGTTTCCTCGGTCTGCCGGGCATTCCGGAAACTGCCGAAACCGTGGCTCTGGCGCGGGATCTGCTGTTGGTCGAGCAAAGCGGCGTGCGCGCGCATTTCAGCCAGCTCACCAGCGCTCGCGGTGTGGCATTGATCGCCCAGGCCCAGGCCCGTGGTTTGAAAGTCACGGCGGATGTCGCCCTGTATCAGTTGATCCTGACTGATGAGGCGCTGATCGATTTCAGCAGCCTCTATCACGTCCAGCCGCCACTGCGCACCCGCGCCGACCGAGAGGGTTTGCGTGCGGCAGTGAAGTCGGGCGTGGTTTCGGCGATTTCCAGCCATCACCAACCCCACGAACGAGACGCCAAACTGGCGCCGTTCGGGGCCACCGAGCCGGGCATCAGCAGCGTTGAACTGCTGTTACCGCTGGCGATGACGCTGGTGGAAGACGGTTTGCTGGACTTGCCAACCCTGCTGGCACGCCTCGGCGCCGGTCCTGCTGAGGCCTTGCGCCTGCCGGCGGGCAAGCTGGCCGTGGGTGGCGCAGCGGATATCGTGCTGTTCGACCCGACGGCTTCGACCGTGGCCGGCGAGAGCTGGCTGTCCAAGGGCGAGAATTGCCCGTTCATGGGGCACAGCCTGCCGGGTGTTGTGCGCTACACCCTGGTGGATGGACGAATCAGCCACCAGGCATAA
- a CDS encoding homoserine O-acetyltransferase, whose protein sequence is MPAAFSPDSVGLVTPQVAHFSEPLALACGRSLPAYDLIYETYGTLNASASNAVLICHALSGHHHAAGYHSADDRKPGWWDSCIGPGKPIDTSKFFVVSLNNLGGCNGSTGPSSINPETGKPFGADFPVLTVEDWVHSQARLADLLGIGQWAAVIGGSLGGMQALQWTITYPDRVRHCLAIASAPKLSAQNIAFNEVARQAILTDPEFHGGSFQEQGVIPKRGLMLARMVGHITYLSDDSMGEKFGRGLKSEKLNYDFHSVEFQVESYLRYQGEEFSGRFDANTYLLMTKALDYFDPAANFDDNLAKTFEGAKARFCVMSFTTDWRFSPARSRELVDALMAARKDVCYLEIDAPQGHDAFLIPIPRYLQAFGNYMNRISL, encoded by the coding sequence ATGCCAGCTGCCTTTTCCCCCGATTCTGTTGGTCTGGTGACGCCGCAAGTGGCGCACTTCAGCGAACCCCTGGCATTGGCCTGCGGTCGCTCGCTTCCAGCCTATGACCTGATTTACGAGACCTACGGCACGCTGAACGCCTCGGCGAGCAACGCCGTGCTGATTTGCCACGCCTTGTCCGGCCACCATCACGCGGCGGGATACCACAGCGCCGACGACCGCAAACCCGGCTGGTGGGACAGCTGCATCGGTCCCGGCAAGCCAATCGACACCAGCAAATTCTTCGTGGTCAGCCTGAACAACCTCGGCGGCTGCAATGGCTCCACCGGCCCGAGCAGCATTAACCCGGAAACCGGCAAACCGTTCGGCGCCGACTTCCCGGTGCTGACGGTGGAAGACTGGGTGCACAGCCAGGCGCGCCTGGCCGACCTGCTCGGCATTGGCCAATGGGCCGCCGTCATCGGCGGCAGCCTGGGTGGCATGCAAGCCTTGCAGTGGACCATCACCTACCCGGACCGCGTGCGGCACTGCCTGGCCATCGCCTCGGCGCCCAAGTTGTCGGCGCAGAACATTGCGTTCAACGAAGTGGCGCGCCAGGCGATTCTCACCGACCCCGAGTTCCACGGCGGTTCGTTCCAGGAACAAGGCGTGATTCCCAAGCGCGGACTGATGCTGGCGCGGATGGTCGGGCATATCACTTACCTGTCCGACGACTCCATGGGTGAGAAATTCGGTCGCGGCCTGAAAAGCGAGAAGCTCAACTACGACTTCCACAGCGTCGAATTCCAGGTTGAAAGCTACTTGCGCTATCAAGGCGAAGAGTTCTCCGGACGCTTTGACGCCAATACGTATCTGTTGATGACTAAAGCGTTGGACTACTTCGATCCAGCGGCGAACTTCGACGATAACCTGGCCAAAACCTTCGAAGGCGCAAAAGCCAGGTTCTGCGTGATGTCGTTCACCACCGACTGGCGCTTTTCCCCTGCTCGCTCCCGGGAACTGGTGGATGCCCTGATGGCCGCGCGCAAGGACGTCTGCTACCTGGAAATCGACGCGCCACAGGGCCATGACGCCTTCCTGATTCCGATCCCGCGTTATTTGCAGGCATTCGGCAATTACATGAACCGCATTTCGCTTTGA
- a CDS encoding YggT family protein has protein sequence MLGLNDAAIFVIQTLGSLYLLIVLLRFILQLVRANFYNPLCQFAVKATQPLLKPLRRVIPSMFGLDMSSLVLALIVQMALFAVILLLSGYSVDVLFLVPWALIGIFALFLKILFWAMIISVILSWVAPGSHNPGAELVQQITEPVLAPFRRIIPNLGGLDISPIFAFIALQLLQSWLIPRLAYYALMPKELFGLI, from the coding sequence ATGCTCGGACTCAATGACGCTGCCATTTTTGTGATTCAAACCCTGGGCAGCCTGTATCTGCTGATCGTGCTGTTGCGCTTTATCCTGCAACTGGTGCGGGCGAACTTCTACAACCCGCTCTGCCAATTCGCCGTGAAGGCCACTCAACCGCTACTCAAGCCGCTGCGCCGGGTTATCCCGAGCATGTTCGGGCTGGACATGTCGTCGCTGGTACTGGCGTTGATCGTACAAATGGCGCTGTTCGCGGTCATCCTGCTGCTCAGCGGCTACTCGGTCGACGTGCTGTTCCTCGTTCCGTGGGCGTTGATCGGCATTTTCGCGCTGTTTTTGAAAATCCTGTTCTGGGCGATGATCATCAGCGTGATCCTGTCCTGGGTCGCGCCGGGCAGTCATAACCCGGGCGCAGAACTGGTGCAGCAGATCACTGAGCCGGTACTCGCGCCGTTCCGCCGGATCATCCCGAACCTTGGCGGCCTCGACATCTCGCCAATCTTCGCCTTCATTGCGCTGCAATTGCTGCAGAGCTGGCTGATCCCGCGCCTTGCTTACTACGCGCTGATGCCGAAGGAATTGTTCGGGCTGATTTGA
- a CDS encoding DUF4426 domain-containing protein, with amino-acid sequence MGRLALLLLTACLSVTAMAADAIKGERQEKFGDVTVHYNTFNSTFLTPDIAKAAELTRSKNQGVINISVIKDGKPQMAQVSGTIKDLTSQSVNLNFRQITEQGAIYYIAQFPVDQQETRTFDIKVQTGDKINTINFNQELFPGE; translated from the coding sequence ATGGGTCGTCTAGCGCTGCTTTTGCTTACCGCCTGCCTGAGCGTCACCGCCATGGCCGCAGATGCCATCAAAGGTGAACGCCAGGAAAAATTCGGCGATGTGACGGTGCACTACAACACGTTCAACTCCACCTTCCTGACGCCGGATATCGCCAAAGCCGCGGAGCTCACCCGTAGCAAGAACCAGGGCGTGATCAACATTTCGGTGATCAAGGACGGCAAGCCGCAGATGGCCCAGGTCAGCGGTACGATCAAAGACCTGACCAGCCAGAGCGTGAACCTGAACTTCCGCCAGATCACCGAACAAGGCGCGATCTACTACATCGCCCAGTTCCCGGTGGATCAGCAGGAAACCCGCACCTTCGACATCAAGGTGCAGACCGGTGACAAAATCAACACCATCAATTTCAACCAAGAGCTCTTTCCCGGCGAATGA
- a CDS encoding aspartate carbamoyltransferase catalytic subunit — MTPLETKRPLQLNDQGQLRHFLSLDGLRRELLTEILDTADSFLEVGARAVKKVPLLRGKTVCNVFFENSTRTRTTFELAAQRLSADVITLNVSTSSASKGETLLDTLRNLEAMAADMFVVRHGDSGAAHFIAEHVCPQVAIINGGDGRHAHPTQGMLDMLTIRRHKGGFENLSVAIVGDILHSRVARSNMLALKTLGCPDIRVIAPKTLLPIGIEQYGVKVYTDMTEGLKDVDVVIMLRLQRERMTGGLLPSEGEFYRLFGLTTARLAGAKPDAIVMHPGPINRGVEIESAVADGPHSVILNQVTYGIAIRMAVLSMAMSGQTAQRQFEQENAQ; from the coding sequence ATGACGCCTCTAGAAACCAAGCGCCCGCTGCAGCTCAATGATCAGGGCCAGCTGCGCCACTTCCTCTCGCTCGACGGCTTGCGCCGCGAGTTGCTGACGGAAATCCTCGACACCGCCGACTCGTTCCTCGAAGTCGGCGCCCGGGCGGTGAAGAAAGTCCCGCTGCTGCGCGGCAAGACCGTGTGCAACGTGTTCTTCGAAAACTCCACCCGCACCCGCACCACCTTCGAACTGGCGGCCCAGCGCCTGTCGGCGGACGTGATCACCCTGAACGTCTCGACATCGTCGGCGAGCAAGGGCGAAACACTGCTCGATACCCTGCGCAATCTGGAAGCCATGGCTGCCGACATGTTCGTCGTGCGCCACGGTGACTCCGGTGCCGCGCACTTCATTGCCGAACATGTGTGCCCGCAAGTGGCGATCATCAACGGCGGCGACGGCCGTCATGCGCACCCGACCCAAGGCATGCTCGACATGCTCACGATCCGTCGGCACAAGGGCGGTTTCGAGAATCTTTCGGTGGCCATCGTCGGCGACATCCTGCACTCGCGGGTCGCACGCTCGAACATGCTGGCCCTGAAAACCCTCGGTTGCCCGGACATCCGCGTGATCGCGCCAAAAACTTTGCTGCCGATCGGTATCGAGCAATACGGCGTGAAGGTCTACACCGACATGACCGAAGGCCTGAAAGACGTCGACGTGGTGATCATGCTGCGCCTGCAGCGTGAACGCATGACCGGCGGCCTGTTGCCGAGCGAGGGCGAGTTCTATCGCCTGTTCGGCCTGACCACCGCGCGCCTGGCCGGCGCCAAACCCGATGCCATCGTCATGCACCCGGGGCCGATCAACCGTGGGGTAGAGATTGAGTCGGCGGTGGCCGACGGCCCGCACTCGGTGATCCTCAACCAGGTGACCTACGGCATCGCGATTCGTATGGCCGTTTTGTCCATGGCCATGAGCGGGCAGACAGCACAACGCCAATTCGAGCAGGAGAACGCCCAGTGA
- the proC gene encoding pyrroline-5-carboxylate reductase: protein MSKTRIAFIGAGNMAASLIGGLRAKGLDAAQIRASDPGEETRARVKAEHGIEVFADNAEAIQDADLIVLAVKPQAMKAVCEAIRPSLKPNQLVVSIAAGITCASMNNWLGAQPIVRCMPNTPALLRQGVSGLFATAEVNADQRQQAQELLSAVGIALWLTEEQQLDAVTAVSGSGPAYFFLLIEAMTAAGVKLGLPADIAAQLTLQTALGAAHMAVASDVDAAELRRRVTSPAGTTEAAIKSFQADGFEALVEKALGAAAHRSAEMAEQLGR, encoded by the coding sequence ATGAGCAAGACTCGAATTGCCTTTATCGGTGCCGGCAACATGGCGGCCAGTTTGATCGGCGGCCTGCGGGCCAAAGGTCTGGACGCCGCGCAGATCCGCGCCAGCGATCCGGGTGAAGAAACCCGTGCGCGCGTCAAGGCCGAGCACGGTATCGAGGTATTCGCCGATAACGCCGAAGCCATCCAGGACGCCGACCTGATCGTACTAGCGGTCAAACCCCAGGCGATGAAAGCCGTTTGCGAGGCGATCCGCCCAAGTCTCAAACCGAATCAACTGGTGGTGTCGATTGCCGCCGGCATCACCTGCGCCAGCATGAACAATTGGCTCGGCGCCCAGCCGATCGTGCGCTGCATGCCCAACACGCCGGCGCTGCTGCGTCAGGGTGTGAGCGGCTTGTTCGCCACCGCCGAAGTGAATGCCGATCAGCGCCAGCAAGCGCAAGAGCTGCTGTCCGCCGTGGGCATCGCCTTGTGGTTGACCGAAGAGCAGCAACTGGACGCGGTCACCGCCGTGTCCGGCTCCGGTCCGGCGTACTTCTTCCTGCTGATCGAAGCCATGACCGCCGCCGGGGTGAAACTCGGACTGCCGGCGGACATCGCCGCGCAACTGACCCTGCAAACTGCCTTGGGCGCCGCGCACATGGCCGTGGCCAGCGATGTCGACGCCGCTGAACTGCGTCGCCGCGTGACTTCGCCTGCGGGCACAACGGAAGCCGCCATCAAGTCGTTCCAGGCCGACGGTTTTGAAGCATTGGTAGAAAAAGCACTCGGCGCCGCCGCGCACCGCTCCGCCGAAATGGCTGAGCAACTCGGCCGCTAA
- the ruvX gene encoding Holliday junction resolvase RuvX, whose protein sequence is MALRLILGFDYGTKQIGVAVGQVITGQARELCTLKAQNGIPDWDQVEALIKEWKPDAVVVGLPLNMDGTPSDMCARAEKFARRLNGRFNLPFYTHDERLTTFEAKGERLARGGQKGSYRDNPVDAIAAALLLQGWLDENGALFES, encoded by the coding sequence ATGGCCCTGCGGTTGATTCTGGGTTTCGACTACGGCACCAAACAAATCGGCGTGGCGGTCGGCCAGGTCATCACCGGCCAGGCCCGCGAGCTGTGCACCTTGAAAGCACAGAACGGCATTCCCGACTGGGATCAGGTCGAAGCCCTGATTAAAGAGTGGAAACCTGACGCCGTGGTGGTCGGCCTGCCCTTGAACATGGACGGCACCCCCAGCGACATGTGCGCCCGCGCGGAAAAATTCGCCCGGCGCCTGAACGGTCGCTTCAACCTGCCCTTTTATACCCACGATGAACGTCTGACCACCTTTGAGGCCAAGGGCGAACGCCTGGCCCGAGGCGGGCAAAAAGGCAGTTACCGCGACAATCCCGTCGACGCCATCGCCGCCGCCCTGCTGTTGCAAGGCTGGCTCGACGAAAATGGCGCGCTGTTCGAATCCTGA
- the metW gene encoding methionine biosynthesis protein MetW, with protein MRADLEIIQEWIPAGSRVLDLGCGDGELLTWLRDNKQVTGYGLENDADNIAECVAKGINVIEQDLDKGLGNFASNSFDIVVMTQALQAVHYPDKILDEMLRVGRQCIITFPNFGHWRCRWYLASKGRMPVSEFLPYTWYNTPNIHFCTFEDFEELCREREAKVIDRLAVDQQHRHGWASKLWPNLLGEIGIYRVSSPGLADHKVAV; from the coding sequence ATGAGAGCTGATCTGGAAATCATCCAGGAATGGATCCCCGCCGGCAGCCGCGTGCTCGACCTCGGGTGCGGCGATGGCGAACTGCTGACCTGGCTGCGCGATAACAAGCAGGTCACCGGTTATGGCCTGGAAAACGACGCGGACAACATCGCCGAGTGCGTGGCCAAGGGCATCAACGTCATCGAACAGGACCTGGACAAGGGCCTGGGCAATTTTGCCAGCAACAGTTTTGACATCGTGGTCATGACCCAGGCACTGCAAGCGGTGCACTACCCGGACAAGATCCTCGACGAAATGCTCCGGGTCGGCCGCCAATGCATCATCACCTTCCCCAACTTCGGTCACTGGCGTTGCCGCTGGTACCTGGCGAGCAAGGGACGGATGCCGGTTTCCGAGTTCCTGCCGTACACCTGGTACAACACGCCGAACATCCACTTCTGCACCTTCGAAGACTTTGAAGAACTTTGTCGCGAACGTGAAGCCAAGGTCATTGATCGGCTTGCCGTGGATCAACAGCATCGGCACGGGTGGGCCAGTAAGCTATGGCCTAATCTGTTAGGTGAGATCGGCATTTACCGCGTCAGCAGCCCGGGGCTTGCAGACCACAAGGTCGCGGTCTGA
- the pyrR gene encoding bifunctional pyr operon transcriptional regulator/uracil phosphoribosyltransferase PyrR, with amino-acid sequence MSLPNPAELIRQMATDLKAHLEHRGISEPRYIGIRSGGVWVAQALLKELGSAEPLGTLDVSFYRDDFSQNGLHPQVRPSALPFEIEGQHLVLIDDVLMSGRTIRAAMNELFDYGRPASVTLVCLLDLDAGELPIRPNVVGATLSLAAHERVKLSGPELALEVQDLAL; translated from the coding sequence ATGAGCCTGCCCAATCCCGCCGAACTGATCCGCCAGATGGCGACTGATCTCAAGGCACACCTGGAACACCGTGGCATCAGCGAACCGCGCTACATCGGTATCCGCAGCGGCGGCGTCTGGGTCGCCCAGGCCCTGCTGAAAGAGCTGGGCAGCGCTGAACCGCTTGGCACGCTCGACGTTTCCTTCTACCGCGACGATTTCAGCCAGAACGGCCTGCACCCACAAGTGCGCCCGTCGGCCTTGCCGTTCGAGATCGAAGGCCAGCACCTGGTGCTGATCGACGACGTATTGATGAGCGGCCGCACCATCCGTGCCGCCATGAACGAACTCTTCGATTACGGCCGCCCGGCCAGCGTGACGCTGGTGTGCCTGCTGGACCTGGACGCCGGTGAACTGCCGATACGCCCGAACGTGGTCGGCGCGACCCTGTCCCTGGCAGCCCACGAACGGGTGAAGCTGTCCGGTCCGGAGCTTGCGCTCGAAGTGCAAGACCTCGCCCTTTAA
- a CDS encoding type IV pilus twitching motility protein PilT, translating into MDITELLAFSAKQGASDLHLSAGLPPMIRVDGDVRRINLPALDHKEVQALIYDIMNDTQRVDFEKHLETDFSFEVPGVARFRVNAFNQSRGAGAVFRTIPSRVLSMDELGMGDVFRKMTDAPRGLVLVTGPTGSGKSTTLAAMIDHLSNHRHHHILTIEDPIEFVHESRKCLINQREVHRDTRSFATALRSALREDPDVILVGEMRDLETIRLALTAAETGHLVFGTLHTTSAAKTIDRIVDVFPGDEKSMVRSMLSESLLAVVSQTLVKKIGGGRIAAHEIMLGTSAIRNLIREDKVAQMYSSIQAGGSLGMQTLDMGLKDLVTKGLVSREHAREKARSPDSF; encoded by the coding sequence ATGGATATCACTGAGCTGCTGGCGTTCAGCGCAAAACAAGGAGCTTCCGATCTGCATCTGTCCGCCGGCTTGCCACCGATGATTCGCGTCGATGGCGATGTTCGGCGGATCAATCTGCCGGCCCTGGACCACAAAGAAGTGCAGGCGCTGATCTACGACATCATGAACGACACCCAGCGGGTCGACTTCGAAAAGCATCTGGAAACCGACTTTTCCTTTGAAGTGCCCGGCGTGGCACGCTTTCGGGTCAATGCGTTCAACCAGAGTCGCGGTGCTGGTGCGGTCTTCCGTACGATTCCCTCCAGAGTCCTGAGCATGGATGAACTGGGGATGGGCGATGTGTTTCGCAAGATGACCGATGCGCCCCGGGGGCTGGTGCTGGTGACCGGCCCCACCGGTTCCGGCAAGTCCACGACGCTGGCGGCGATGATCGATCATCTGAGCAACCATCGCCATCACCATATCCTCACGATCGAAGACCCCATCGAGTTCGTTCACGAATCACGCAAATGCCTGATCAATCAGCGCGAGGTGCATCGCGACACCCGCAGCTTCGCCACGGCGCTGCGTTCGGCCCTGCGGGAAGATCCGGACGTGATCCTGGTCGGAGAGATGCGCGATCTGGAAACCATTCGCCTGGCCCTGACTGCCGCTGAAACCGGTCACTTGGTGTTCGGCACGCTGCACACCACATCGGCGGCGAAAACCATCGACCGGATCGTGGACGTGTTTCCAGGTGATGAGAAATCGATGGTGCGGTCGATGCTTTCCGAGTCGTTGCTGGCGGTGGTGTCCCAGACGCTGGTAAAGAAAATCGGCGGCGGACGCATTGCTGCCCACGAGATCATGCTCGGGACTTCGGCGATTCGTAACCTTATCCGCGAAGACAAGGTGGCGCAGATGTACTCATCGATTCAGGCAGGCGGATCGCTGGGGATGCAGACGCTGGATATGGGCTTGAAGGACTTGGTGACCAAAGGGCTGGTCAGTCGTGAGCACGCGCGGGAGAAGGCGCGCTCACCGGACAGTTTTTGA
- the rdgB gene encoding RdgB/HAM1 family non-canonical purine NTP pyrophosphatase, whose protein sequence is MINFTQLVLASHNAGKLKELQAMLGDSVQLRSIGEFSQVEPEETGLSFVENAILKARNAARISGLPALADDSGLAVDFLGGAPGIYSARYADGKGDAANNAKLLDVLKDVPEAERGAQFVCVLALVRHADDPLPILCEGLWHGRILTQASGEHGFGYDPLFWVPERDCSSAELSPGDKNQISHRARAMDLLRQRLGLK, encoded by the coding sequence ATGATCAATTTCACGCAACTCGTATTGGCCAGCCATAACGCCGGCAAACTCAAGGAACTCCAGGCCATGCTCGGCGACTCGGTGCAACTGCGCTCGATCGGCGAGTTCAGCCAGGTCGAGCCTGAAGAAACCGGCCTGTCGTTCGTCGAGAACGCCATCCTCAAGGCGCGCAATGCCGCGCGCATCTCCGGTTTGCCGGCCTTGGCCGATGATTCCGGGCTGGCGGTGGATTTCCTTGGCGGTGCGCCGGGCATCTACTCGGCGCGTTACGCCGACGGCAAGGGCGATGCGGCGAACAACGCCAAATTGCTCGACGTACTGAAGGATGTGCCTGAAGCCGAGCGCGGTGCGCAGTTCGTCTGCGTACTGGCGCTGGTACGGCATGCCGACGATCCGCTGCCGATTCTCTGCGAAGGTCTGTGGCACGGGCGCATCCTGACCCAGGCCAGCGGCGAACACGGTTTTGGTTACGACCCGTTGTTCTGGGTCCCGGAGCGCGATTGCTCCAGCGCCGAACTGAGCCCGGGCGACAAGAACCAGATCAGTCACCGCGCCCGTGCAATGGATCTGCTGCGCCAGCGTCTGGGCTTGAAATGA
- a CDS encoding YggS family pyridoxal phosphate-dependent enzyme has product MSTIADNISLVSSRIHAATIAANRAENSVQLLAVSKTKPAQALREAYAAGLRDFGENYLQEALGKQLELADLPLIWHFIGPIQSNKTRAIAEHFDWVHSVDRLKIAQRLSEQRPADLPPLNICIQVNVSGEASKSGCTPADLPALANAISELPHLKLRGLMAIPEPTEDRAVQDAAFAAVQSLQASLNLPLDTLSMGMSHDLESAIAMGATWVRIGTALFGARGSQQMHSQP; this is encoded by the coding sequence ATGTCCACCATAGCAGACAACATTTCACTGGTTAGTTCGCGCATACACGCGGCAACAATCGCCGCCAACCGCGCCGAAAACAGCGTCCAGCTGCTGGCCGTGAGCAAGACCAAGCCCGCACAAGCCCTGCGCGAAGCCTATGCCGCCGGCCTGCGCGACTTTGGCGAGAACTACTTGCAGGAGGCCTTGGGCAAGCAGCTCGAATTGGCCGACCTGCCCTTGATCTGGCACTTCATCGGCCCCATTCAATCGAACAAGACTCGCGCCATCGCCGAGCACTTCGACTGGGTGCATTCCGTGGATCGTCTGAAAATCGCACAACGCTTGTCCGAACAACGTCCCGCCGATTTGCCACCGTTGAATATCTGCATCCAGGTCAACGTCAGCGGTGAAGCCAGTAAGTCCGGCTGTACTCCGGCCGACCTGCCAGCCCTGGCCAACGCCATCAGTGAACTGCCGCACCTGAAGTTGCGCGGGTTGATGGCCATTCCCGAGCCGACCGAAGATCGCGCCGTCCAGGATGCCGCTTTCGCGGCCGTGCAAAGCCTGCAAGCCAGCCTGAACCTGCCACTCGACACACTTTCCATGGGCATGAGCCACGACCTCGAATCGGCCATTGCCATGGGCGCCACGTGGGTTCGCATCGGAACAGCCCTGTTCGGCGCTCGCGGCTCTCAACAAATGCATAGCCAACCATGA
- a CDS encoding TM2 domain-containing protein: MNSYQSPVPHQDTHSKVIGYLLWIFGFTGAHRFYYGKPVTGTIWFFTFGLLGIGWLIDLFLIPSMDREADLRFTAGPIEYNVAWILLTFLGVFGVHRMYQGKWISGLLYLVTGGLFFVGVLYDFWTLNDQVSVRNAQNRGAFQ, from the coding sequence ATGAACAGCTATCAATCCCCCGTTCCACATCAAGATACACACAGCAAAGTGATCGGGTATCTGCTGTGGATTTTCGGTTTTACCGGTGCTCACCGCTTCTATTACGGCAAGCCGGTGACCGGAACGATCTGGTTTTTCACCTTTGGTTTGCTGGGCATCGGCTGGCTGATCGACTTGTTCCTGATTCCGTCCATGGACCGTGAAGCAGACTTGCGGTTCACTGCGGGGCCGATCGAATACAACGTTGCATGGATTCTGCTGACGTTTCTTGGGGTGTTCGGCGTGCACCGGATGTATCAGGGGAAATGGATCAGCGGGTTGCTGTACCTGGTGACGGGCGGGTTGTTCTTCGTGGGGGTGCTGTATGACTTCTGGACGTTGAATGATCAGGTTTCCGTTCGAAATGCACAGAATCGCGGCGCCTTTCAGTAA
- a CDS encoding C40 family peptidase, giving the protein MRSFFKTWLTICLLMPLAAHATNREQRLPNVNGYTPKSHASAPSSKSKKSVKLAPQLSNNSSLVPPMATKESSNVLSRAVNVLGTPYRWGGSSPSKGFDCSGLVKYAFNDATFDLPRTSNAMASGHGEKVDRDDLKPGDLIFFNIKSRRVNHVAIYLGNDRFIHAPRRGKSVSIDTLKKPYWEKHYVVAKRVLPKEQNAMRVVQR; this is encoded by the coding sequence ATGCGTTCATTTTTCAAGACATGGCTAACCATTTGCCTTTTGATGCCACTGGCCGCCCACGCCACCAATCGTGAGCAACGTCTTCCAAATGTTAATGGTTACACCCCAAAATCCCATGCTTCTGCTCCATCCAGCAAAAGCAAGAAATCGGTCAAGCTTGCTCCTCAACTGAGCAACAACAGCAGCCTGGTCCCGCCGATGGCGACCAAGGAAAGCAGCAACGTGCTGAGCCGCGCCGTTAACGTCCTCGGTACACCGTACCGTTGGGGAGGCAGCAGCCCGAGCAAAGGTTTCGATTGCAGCGGCCTGGTGAAATACGCGTTCAACGACGCTACGTTTGACCTGCCACGCACCTCCAATGCCATGGCCAGCGGTCACGGCGAGAAAGTCGATCGCGACGACCTGAAGCCGGGCGATCTGATTTTCTTCAACATCAAGAGTCGTCGAGTCAATCACGTTGCCATCTACCTCGGCAACGACCGCTTCATCCACGCGCCACGTCGTGGCAAGTCGGTGAGCATCGACACCTTGAAGAAACCGTATTGGGAAAAGCACTACGTAGTGGCCAAGCGGGTTCTTCCGAAAGAACAAAACGCGATGCGGGTTGTTCAGCGCTGA